In Zingiber officinale cultivar Zhangliang chromosome 6A, Zo_v1.1, whole genome shotgun sequence, a single genomic region encodes these proteins:
- the LOC121997801 gene encoding uncharacterized protein LOC121997801: MTYSSTQLQLLSDRPIASIFEKMDCRVCDIPDLVSATLLDSSSFLHRDVVIDPDNIFVDDITVPDSLDVAGVVFYDRSVGKTQESLSLIIRLAEPVEPFIVPSEDGSVVETQESLPLIVPDSEPNLLPDQDDATFTVLEPSGTFQDGKVDIFSESLGNTMEVVHFDCSGCDTSFDSCFVTFDIVSDTSYSVCVQDLHPLFSAQDFFRHFICSQSCKDAVYHLKKALTLYAIMKLLEWTLQLNHLRPPEKIFKEFMVEGAILTSPTFIPLLEWFLDLNRLRSPEFQGSLFHLTFSFSFPFCLYILPCFICFCLVVHF, from the coding sequence ATGACATATTCATCGACACAGTTACAATTGCTATCAGATCGACCTATTGCATCAATTTTCGAgaagatggattgtagagtttgtgatattcctgacCTTGTTTCAGCtactctacttgactcttctagttttttaCATCGTGATGTTGTTATTGATCCTGATAATATTTTTGTTGATGATATTACTGTTCCAGATAGTCTTGATGTTGCAGGTGTTGTTTTTTATGATAGAAGTGTAGGgaagacccaagaatcacttTCTTTGATTATACGATTAGCTGAGCCAGTTGAGCCTTTTATTGTACCTAGTGAAGATGGAAGTGTAGTggaaactcaagaatcacttccgttGATTGTACCTGATTCAGAGCCAAATCTTTTACCTGATCAAGATGATGCCACATTCACTGTTTTAGAACCTTCAGGTACCTTTCAGGATGGTAAGGTTGATATTTTTTCTGAATCTTTAGGAAATACTatggaggtagttcattttgattgtagTGGGTGTGATacatcttttgattcatgctttgttacttttgatattgtttctgatACATCTTACTCAGTATGCGTGCAAGATTTGCATCCTCTTTTTAGTGCACAGGATTTCTTcagacattttatttgcagtcagTCATGTAAGGATGCAGTCTACCATTTGAAGAAAGCCCTAACACTgtatgcaataatgaagcttctggagtggacactccaactgaaccATCTTCGACCACCGGAGAAAATTTTTAAGGAGTTTATGGTGGAGGGAGCGATCCTCACGTCACCTACATTCATTCCACTTCTAGAATGGTTTCTGGACTTGAATCGACTCCGATCGCCAGAATTTCAGGGGAGTCTGTTCCAtctcactttttctttttcttttcctttttgcttGTACATATTGCCTTGCTTTATTTGCTTCTGCTTggtagttcatttttag